In one Streptomyces sp. NBC_01241 genomic region, the following are encoded:
- a CDS encoding GNAT family N-acetyltransferase, producing the protein MPYLVPPLIPPGRLADSAQPALAVTDDLLLRPWRCEDAPTIVAAFSDPAIQHWHLRRAETEDEARDWIEQWQDAWYSETGAHWAVVRPEGASNGTGEVLGRVSLRSLVPAIGLAECSYWVLPAARGRGVAPRAVSALARWAFDEIGFERLELAHSVRNEASCRVAGKTGFALEGTRRHSHLHADGWHDMHLHARLRGDDANG; encoded by the coding sequence ATGCCGTACCTGGTGCCGCCCCTCATCCCGCCGGGGCGTCTCGCGGACTCCGCCCAACCGGCTCTTGCTGTCACCGACGACCTGCTTCTGCGGCCGTGGCGGTGCGAGGACGCACCGACAATCGTCGCTGCCTTCTCCGATCCGGCGATCCAGCACTGGCATCTGCGCCGGGCCGAAACCGAGGACGAGGCGCGCGACTGGATCGAGCAGTGGCAGGACGCCTGGTACAGCGAGACCGGCGCCCACTGGGCCGTCGTACGTCCCGAGGGAGCGAGCAACGGGACCGGGGAGGTGCTCGGCCGGGTCTCGCTCCGTTCCCTGGTGCCGGCGATCGGCCTGGCGGAATGCTCCTATTGGGTACTGCCGGCCGCCCGCGGACGGGGCGTGGCGCCCCGGGCCGTGTCGGCGCTCGCACGCTGGGCCTTCGATGAGATCGGGTTCGAGCGGCTCGAACTCGCGCACTCCGTGCGGAACGAGGCGTCCTGCCGGGTGGCGGGCAAGACGGGCTTCGCCCTGGAGGGCACCCGGCGCCACTCCCATCTGCACGCCGACGGCTGGCACGACATGCATCTGCACGCCAGGCTCCGCGGGGACGACGCGAACGGCTGA
- a CDS encoding APC family permease, which produces MTQPSTAVPPAASPSSDLPDSAPPSGGSAGRLAKGQIGTFDLVFFVVAAAAPLTVLAGVAPFAIGIGGPGTPLGYLVSGALLVLFAAGFTAMSRYVRNAGAFYAYVARGLGRTLGVATAYLATLSYNLVAPGVAAGFGYFASTTLSDLTGAELPWWPLSTLCVLGTGVLGWLRVTLSAKVLGVALVLEVLVLLVMDVGVLADRGTDALDITSFDPSVLASSGGMAGMFVLVIGAFTGFEATAIYAEEARSPERTVPRATFVAIGFLALFYAAGVWILMGSFGTEESVTMARSSDGPQLTFHAADQFVGRWLADSMHVLIVVSAFAATLAFHNAAARYLYALGREGLLPRRLGRVSPRQGSPVTAVVTQTVFGLVIVVGGALIGADPYFEIFLWTNSTGVLGIMIMQALAALAVCFFFRRDRCGMSVWRVAVAPLIAFAGLAVLSVLATLHFDLLTGRTGAVNAALLVPLPVVLVAGFVVALRIRRTDPERYARLTEVDVERD; this is translated from the coding sequence ATGACGCAACCCTCGACGGCCGTCCCGCCGGCCGCCTCCCCCTCCTCCGACCTCCCGGATAGCGCCCCGCCGTCCGGCGGTTCGGCGGGGCGCCTCGCCAAGGGGCAGATCGGCACCTTCGATCTGGTCTTCTTCGTCGTGGCGGCGGCCGCGCCGCTCACCGTGCTGGCCGGTGTCGCGCCGTTCGCCATCGGCATCGGCGGTCCGGGCACCCCGCTCGGCTATCTCGTCTCCGGTGCACTGCTGGTGCTGTTCGCCGCCGGGTTCACCGCGATGAGCCGCTATGTACGCAACGCCGGAGCCTTCTACGCGTACGTCGCCCGGGGCCTCGGGCGGACGCTCGGCGTCGCCACCGCCTACCTGGCGACGCTCTCGTACAACCTCGTCGCCCCCGGTGTCGCCGCCGGGTTCGGCTACTTCGCCTCGACGACCCTGAGCGATCTCACCGGTGCGGAACTGCCCTGGTGGCCGCTGTCGACCCTCTGCGTACTGGGCACCGGGGTGCTGGGCTGGCTGCGGGTCACACTGAGCGCGAAGGTGCTGGGGGTTGCGCTGGTCCTGGAGGTCCTGGTGCTGCTGGTGATGGATGTCGGGGTGCTGGCGGACCGGGGCACCGACGCCCTGGACATCACGTCCTTCGATCCGTCCGTACTGGCCTCCTCCGGCGGCATGGCCGGGATGTTCGTCCTGGTCATCGGCGCGTTCACGGGCTTCGAGGCGACCGCGATCTACGCCGAGGAGGCCCGCAGCCCGGAGCGCACGGTGCCTCGCGCCACCTTCGTCGCGATCGGATTCCTGGCGCTGTTCTACGCCGCCGGGGTGTGGATCCTGATGGGCAGCTTCGGCACCGAGGAATCGGTCACGATGGCCCGGTCGTCGGACGGCCCGCAGTTGACGTTCCACGCGGCCGACCAGTTCGTCGGCCGGTGGCTCGCCGACTCCATGCATGTGCTGATCGTGGTCAGCGCGTTCGCCGCCACCCTCGCCTTCCACAATGCCGCGGCCCGCTACCTCTACGCTCTGGGCCGCGAGGGCCTGCTGCCGCGCCGGCTGGGCCGGGTGTCGCCCCGGCAGGGCTCACCGGTGACAGCAGTCGTCACACAGACCGTCTTCGGCCTTGTGATCGTGGTGGGCGGTGCGCTGATCGGCGCGGATCCGTACTTCGAGATCTTCCTGTGGACCAACAGCACCGGCGTCCTCGGCATCATGATCATGCAGGCGCTGGCAGCGCTCGCCGTCTGTTTCTTCTTCCGCCGTGACCGGTGCGGCATGTCGGTCTGGCGGGTCGCGGTCGCACCGCTGATCGCCTTCGCGGGTCTCGCGGTCCTGTCGGTGCTCGCGACGCTCCACTTCGATCTGCTCACCGGGCGCACGGGTGCGGTCAATGCGGCGCTGCTGGTGCCGCTGCCTGTGGTGCTCGTGGCCGGGTTCGTGGTGGCCCTGCGCATCCGCCGCACCGACCCCGAGCGGTATGCGCGGCTCACCGAGGTGGACGTCGAACGGGACTGA
- a CDS encoding GntR family transcriptional regulator, translating into MSSSRTAGLTATIGAAHQSLRDQVYVELRERIIDGRYPSGHRVVERELADELGVSRIPVREAIQRLETEGFIAALARKGAFVAPLGPVEAADFFDIREHLEALAASLAARRADRDGLRTLERLLNRARRVADSSRRTRELSSVHADFHQQIVVMSGNPLLQGLMAPLDGRLRRLFSLTSEPGDAPVMCGEHELLYEAIRSGDAEAAEQIARRHVAGTRETAMQMLAAATDEPTDPDPQHRP; encoded by the coding sequence ATGAGCAGCAGCCGAACCGCCGGCCTCACCGCCACCATCGGTGCGGCACATCAGTCGCTGCGCGACCAGGTCTATGTGGAACTGCGCGAGAGGATCATCGACGGCCGCTACCCCTCCGGGCACCGGGTCGTCGAACGGGAACTCGCGGACGAGCTGGGGGTGTCCCGTATCCCCGTACGGGAAGCCATCCAGCGACTGGAGACCGAGGGATTCATCGCTGCGCTGGCACGGAAGGGCGCGTTCGTCGCCCCGCTCGGCCCGGTCGAGGCCGCGGACTTCTTCGACATCCGGGAACACCTGGAGGCGCTGGCGGCCTCGCTGGCCGCCCGGCGCGCCGACCGGGACGGCCTGCGCACCCTGGAAAGACTCCTGAACCGCGCCCGCCGCGTCGCGGACTCCTCCCGCCGGACCCGCGAACTGAGCTCGGTCCATGCAGACTTCCATCAGCAGATCGTCGTCATGTCCGGCAATCCGCTGCTCCAGGGCCTGATGGCGCCGCTCGACGGCCGGTTGCGCCGGCTCTTCAGCCTCACCTCCGAGCCGGGCGACGCTCCCGTGATGTGCGGTGAGCACGAACTGCTCTACGAGGCGATCAGGAGCGGCGACGCGGAGGCGGCGGAGCAGATCGCCCGCCGTCATGTGGCCGGAACGCGCGAGACCGCGATGCAGATGCTCGCCGCCGCCACCGATGAACCCACGGATCCCGATCCCCAGCACCGGCCCTGA
- the pcaB gene encoding 3-carboxy-cis,cis-muconate cycloisomerase has translation MYESDAGLLAPGRAGTPAEAATSDRAFLQAMLDAEAALTRAQAGCGLAPAGAGRAVTAAAADASRFEVRSLALRARTDGNPVIPLVADLAAAVEPDVVPYVHRGATSQDILDTAAMLVAARTLAPVLDDLVRAADAVARLAVAHRNTPMAGRTLTQHAVPTTFGLKAAGWRALILDARDRLSAVRESLPAQLGGAAGTLAVFGAFTPVGAADAGAEASGTVAAEDDGPGLPLLQAFANELGLAEPLLPWHNLRTPIADLAGALAFTAGALGKLAADVLTLSRTEIGEVTEGQGGGSSTIPQKANPVRATLIVAAARRAPGLAATLYGSLVAEDERPAGAWHAEWEPLRELLRLVGGAAYAAAELTDGLRVVPYAMRENLQLTDGLIVAERLAAVFAERIGRKRAKEVLVNAAARARAETTDLADVLADVLDEEPELAGLDLSELADPARYTGCAGSLTDRALDRG, from the coding sequence ATGTACGAGAGCGATGCCGGACTGCTCGCCCCCGGGCGGGCCGGCACCCCCGCCGAGGCGGCCACCAGCGACCGCGCCTTTCTGCAGGCGATGCTCGACGCCGAGGCCGCGCTCACCCGCGCCCAGGCCGGCTGCGGGCTCGCGCCCGCCGGGGCCGGGCGGGCGGTGACCGCGGCGGCGGCCGACGCGAGCCGGTTCGAGGTACGGAGCCTGGCGCTGCGCGCCCGTACGGACGGCAATCCGGTCATTCCGCTGGTCGCCGACCTGGCCGCCGCGGTGGAGCCCGATGTCGTCCCGTACGTGCACCGGGGCGCCACCAGCCAGGACATCCTCGATACGGCCGCCATGCTGGTCGCCGCGCGGACCCTGGCCCCGGTGCTCGACGATCTGGTGCGGGCCGCGGACGCGGTGGCCCGGCTGGCCGTCGCCCACCGCAACACCCCGATGGCCGGCCGTACGCTCACCCAGCACGCCGTGCCGACCACCTTCGGGCTGAAGGCGGCGGGGTGGCGTGCGCTGATCCTCGACGCACGGGACCGCCTGTCCGCCGTACGGGAGTCGCTTCCCGCACAACTCGGTGGCGCGGCAGGCACGTTGGCCGTCTTCGGCGCCTTCACGCCCGTGGGCGCAGCCGATGCCGGCGCCGAAGCGTCCGGCACCGTTGCCGCCGAGGACGACGGACCTGGGCTGCCCCTGCTCCAGGCATTCGCGAACGAACTCGGCCTGGCCGAACCGCTGTTGCCGTGGCACAACCTGCGGACCCCGATCGCGGACCTGGCGGGCGCGCTCGCCTTCACGGCCGGTGCGCTCGGCAAGCTGGCGGCCGACGTGCTCACCCTGTCCCGTACCGAGATCGGCGAGGTGACCGAGGGGCAGGGCGGTGGCTCGTCCACCATTCCGCAGAAGGCCAACCCGGTGCGTGCCACCCTCATCGTGGCGGCCGCTCGCCGCGCTCCGGGCCTGGCGGCGACGCTGTACGGCTCGCTCGTCGCCGAGGACGAGCGGCCGGCCGGGGCGTGGCACGCGGAATGGGAGCCGCTGCGCGAGCTGCTGCGGCTCGTCGGCGGGGCCGCGTACGCGGCGGCCGAACTCACCGACGGGCTGCGGGTCGTCCCGTACGCCATGCGGGAGAATCTCCAGCTCACCGACGGGCTGATCGTCGCGGAGCGGCTGGCCGCCGTGTTCGCCGAGCGGATCGGCCGCAAGCGTGCCAAGGAGGTTCTGGTGAACGCCGCCGCCCGGGCCCGCGCGGAGACCACGGATCTGGCCGACGTCCTCGCCGACGTGCTGGACGAGGAACCCGAACTCGCCGGTCTCGATCTGTCCGAACTGGCCGATCCCGCCCGCTACACCGGCTGCGCGGGTTCCCTCACCGACCGCGCCCTCGACCGCGGCTGA
- a CDS encoding RNA-guided endonuclease InsQ/TnpB family protein: protein MKLVVRVKLLPTPAQASVLEATLTACNEAATWAAQVAFDEGVCKNLPLRRLTYREIKARWGLGAQAAQHAIKKTCDAYTTLAAKLRNGRYGRPCSKRHSRASGKPVVFRAQAAQPYDDRMLSWQHEARTVSIWTTGGRMKNVAFTGMADQLEVLARHRQGESDLLCEGGQWYLLATCEIPEAEPNAHPVSFIGVDLGIVNIAATSDGAKYSGRRINRRRAKDRALRSKLQKKGTKSAKRRAKKCTGREARRNKDINHKIAKRIVAEAARTGRGIALEDLGGIRERVRLRKPQRTTLHSWPFAQLGAFIGYKARRAGVPVVYVDAAYTSQECSQCHHVERGNRPSQAVFACRSCGFVEHADHNSSHNIAHRGWYVWVCGVESTAPALTLIA from the coding sequence GTGAAGCTGGTGGTGCGGGTCAAGCTGCTGCCGACGCCCGCGCAGGCGTCGGTGCTTGAGGCGACCCTGACTGCCTGCAACGAGGCCGCGACCTGGGCCGCGCAGGTGGCGTTCGACGAGGGTGTCTGCAAGAACCTGCCGCTGCGCAGGCTGACGTACCGGGAGATCAAGGCCCGGTGGGGTCTTGGGGCGCAGGCCGCCCAGCATGCGATCAAGAAGACCTGCGATGCCTACACCACCCTGGCGGCGAAGCTCCGTAACGGCCGTTACGGCAGGCCCTGCTCGAAGCGTCATTCCCGGGCTTCGGGCAAGCCGGTCGTCTTCCGGGCCCAGGCGGCCCAGCCGTACGACGACCGGATGCTGTCCTGGCAGCACGAGGCGCGTACGGTGTCGATCTGGACCACCGGCGGGCGTATGAAGAACGTGGCCTTCACCGGAATGGCAGACCAGTTGGAGGTCCTGGCCCGGCACCGGCAGGGCGAGTCCGACCTGCTGTGTGAGGGCGGGCAGTGGTATCTGCTCGCGACCTGCGAGATCCCCGAGGCCGAACCGAACGCGCACCCGGTCTCCTTCATCGGGGTGGATCTCGGGATCGTGAACATCGCCGCCACGAGTGACGGTGCCAAGTACTCCGGGCGCCGGATCAACCGCAGGCGGGCCAAGGACCGGGCTCTGCGTTCCAAGCTGCAGAAGAAGGGCACGAAGTCCGCGAAGCGGCGGGCGAAGAAGTGCACGGGTCGCGAGGCCCGCCGCAACAAGGACATCAACCACAAAATTGCGAAGCGGATCGTGGCGGAGGCTGCACGCACCGGTCGCGGGATCGCCCTGGAGGACCTGGGCGGTATCCGGGAGCGGGTCCGGCTGAGAAAGCCCCAACGCACCACGCTCCACTCCTGGCCGTTCGCCCAGCTCGGCGCGTTCATCGGCTACAAGGCCCGGCGGGCCGGGGTGCCGGTGGTGTATGTCGATGCGGCGTACACCAGCCAGGAATGCTCGCAGTGTCATCACGTCGAACGCGGCAACCGGCCTTCCCAGGCCGTGTTTGCCTGCCGGTCCTGTGGCTTCGTTGAGCACGCGGACCACAACTCGTCCCACAACATCGCCCACCGAGGGTGGTACGTGTGGGTCTGCGGGGTCGAGTCAACGGCCCCTGCCCTCACGCTGATCGCGTGA
- a CDS encoding phospholipid scramblase-related protein translates to MTTHSNVSAGWYPDPHGAPQLLRYWDGSQWTEHTNPAAGQQPQAAAQASPAQAQAPAQVPPQQAAPHHQQAAHQQAAVPSRQGGVPGQGGAPGAGSLFNQQVLVVNQKAKLIEVTNEYSVFDQHGNTIGSVVQVGQSALRKVLRFLTSIDQYLTHRLEIRDAYGQPQLLLTRPAKFIKSKVIVQRPDGQPVGEIVQQNAIGKINFAIMADGRQIGAIKAENWRAWNFAIVDHNDAEIARITKTWEGLAKTLFTTADNYVLQIHYQLPEPLLSLVVATALTVDTALKQDARGLG, encoded by the coding sequence GTGACAACGCACTCGAACGTATCTGCGGGCTGGTATCCGGATCCGCACGGCGCGCCCCAGCTGCTGCGCTACTGGGACGGTTCCCAGTGGACCGAGCACACCAACCCGGCCGCCGGGCAGCAGCCCCAGGCCGCGGCCCAGGCGAGCCCCGCGCAGGCCCAGGCACCCGCGCAGGTGCCGCCGCAGCAGGCCGCCCCGCACCATCAGCAGGCCGCCCACCAGCAGGCGGCGGTCCCCTCCCGGCAGGGTGGGGTTCCCGGGCAGGGCGGTGCTCCCGGCGCCGGTTCGCTCTTCAACCAGCAGGTCCTGGTCGTGAACCAGAAGGCCAAGCTGATCGAGGTGACGAACGAGTACAGCGTCTTCGACCAGCACGGCAACACCATCGGCTCGGTCGTCCAGGTCGGCCAGAGCGCCCTGCGCAAGGTGCTGCGTTTCCTCACCAGCATCGACCAGTACCTGACCCACCGCCTGGAGATCCGGGACGCCTACGGTCAGCCGCAGCTCCTGCTGACCCGCCCGGCGAAGTTCATCAAGTCCAAGGTCATCGTGCAGCGCCCCGACGGGCAGCCGGTCGGCGAGATCGTCCAGCAGAACGCCATCGGCAAGATCAACTTCGCGATCATGGCCGACGGCCGGCAGATCGGCGCGATCAAGGCGGAGAACTGGCGTGCCTGGAACTTCGCGATCGTCGACCACAACGACGCCGAGATAGCCCGGATCACCAAGACCTGGGAAGGCCTCGCGAAGACGCTGTTCACCACGGCGGACAACTATGTGCTGCAGATCCACTACCAGTTGCCCGAGCCGCTGCTGAGTCTCGTCGTGGCCACGGCCCTGACGGTGGACACCGCCCTCAAGCAGGACGCCCGCGGCCTCGGCTGA
- a CDS encoding amidohydrolase: MATPAPACPHVLFTAVRSLDGRTCDLLVSDGRIAAYDPAELPDGCLTVDAAGALALPSPVDAHIHPDKSTWGGPWLSREPAGTLRDLIEGDVRARTAFTTPVEERAGALMDRAIARGTRAMRAHVDVAPVHGLSGVHGVRAAADARKDLLDVQIVAFPQLGLLSEPGTADLMEQALSEGADVVGGLDPIGIDDDMDGQLDFVFGLAARKRVPVDIHLHDGGPAGLRQVTEIARRTVAAGMQGRVTLGHAFAVAELGGDERDAMAARLAGAGVSLVTCALGGDPVLDPARLTPHGVRVAVGSDGVRDAWTPFGDGDMLARAHLLAYRTDARTDAELAACYEAVAQGGASLLGLPASRLETGDPADFVLVAAGSLPEAVVDRPIPSMVVRAGRVIARGGRLI, encoded by the coding sequence ATGGCGACGCCCGCCCCCGCCTGCCCCCATGTCCTGTTCACCGCCGTCCGGTCCCTCGACGGGCGCACCTGTGACCTGCTGGTCTCCGACGGCCGGATCGCCGCGTACGACCCGGCGGAGCTGCCCGACGGCTGCCTGACCGTGGACGCCGCGGGAGCCCTCGCCCTGCCCTCGCCCGTCGACGCGCACATCCACCCCGACAAGTCGACCTGGGGCGGGCCCTGGCTGAGCCGCGAACCCGCCGGGACGCTCCGTGACCTGATCGAGGGCGATGTCCGGGCCAGGACAGCCTTCACGACTCCGGTGGAGGAGCGGGCAGGGGCACTCATGGACCGGGCCATCGCCCGTGGCACCCGCGCCATGCGGGCCCATGTGGATGTCGCCCCCGTCCACGGCCTCTCCGGGGTGCACGGGGTGCGGGCGGCGGCCGATGCCCGCAAGGACCTCCTCGACGTCCAGATCGTCGCCTTCCCCCAGCTCGGGCTATTGAGCGAGCCCGGCACCGCCGACCTCATGGAGCAGGCCCTGTCCGAGGGGGCCGACGTCGTCGGCGGCCTCGACCCGATCGGCATCGACGACGACATGGACGGCCAGTTGGACTTCGTGTTCGGGCTGGCCGCCCGCAAGCGCGTACCGGTCGACATCCACCTGCACGATGGCGGGCCCGCCGGCCTGCGCCAGGTCACCGAGATCGCCCGGCGTACCGTCGCTGCCGGGATGCAGGGACGCGTCACCCTCGGCCACGCCTTCGCCGTGGCCGAGCTCGGGGGCGACGAACGCGACGCCATGGCGGCGCGGTTGGCCGGCGCCGGCGTCTCCCTGGTCACCTGTGCCCTGGGCGGTGACCCGGTCCTGGACCCCGCACGGCTCACCCCGCATGGCGTGCGGGTGGCCGTCGGCTCGGACGGCGTGCGCGATGCCTGGACGCCGTTCGGTGACGGCGACATGCTCGCCCGGGCCCATCTGCTCGCCTACCGCACGGATGCCCGCACCGATGCCGAACTCGCCGCCTGCTACGAGGCGGTGGCCCAGGGCGGCGCCTCCCTGCTCGGTCTGCCCGCCTCCCGGTTGGAGACCGGAGACCCGGCCGACTTCGTTCTGGTAGCCGCCGGTTCGCTGCCCGAGGCAGTCGTGGACCGCCCGATTCCGTCCATGGTCGTACGGGCCGGCCGGGTCATCGCCCGCGGGGGCCGGCTGATCTAG
- a CDS encoding VOC family protein — protein sequence MKLTAPVPGGPCWVELSTPDIPAAKSFYAALFGWRPETDPREEAGGYTMAHLADARVAALSPLYQPGQPPAWTIAFATEDTDATVEKVRSAGGSLLVGPMDVFDQGRFAVVADPSGAVFSLWQGRAFAGAELLNAPGALGWVELVTRQADSALAFYPAVFGWTVNAPSGRYPQWGVAGEDFGGLLIMDDRFPPEAQPSWLPYFAVPDVDAAAATAQGAGGELLMPPTDVPVGPRIAVIRDPQGAAFGIHRAGDEG from the coding sequence ATGAAGCTCACCGCACCGGTGCCCGGCGGTCCCTGCTGGGTCGAGCTGAGTACCCCCGACATCCCCGCGGCCAAGTCGTTCTACGCGGCACTCTTCGGGTGGCGCCCCGAGACCGACCCGCGCGAGGAGGCGGGCGGCTACACCATGGCGCACCTCGCGGACGCGCGCGTGGCCGCGCTCAGCCCCCTCTACCAGCCGGGACAGCCACCCGCCTGGACGATTGCGTTCGCGACCGAGGACACCGACGCCACGGTCGAAAAGGTGAGGTCGGCGGGCGGCTCGCTGCTGGTCGGCCCGATGGACGTGTTCGACCAGGGCAGGTTCGCGGTGGTCGCGGATCCGTCGGGCGCGGTGTTCTCGTTGTGGCAGGGGCGCGCCTTCGCCGGTGCCGAGCTGCTGAACGCCCCGGGCGCGCTCGGCTGGGTCGAACTCGTCACCCGACAGGCCGACTCGGCGCTCGCTTTCTATCCCGCGGTCTTCGGATGGACGGTGAACGCCCCTTCCGGGAGGTATCCGCAGTGGGGCGTGGCCGGCGAGGACTTCGGCGGCCTGCTGATCATGGACGACAGGTTCCCGCCGGAGGCGCAGCCGAGCTGGCTGCCCTACTTCGCCGTGCCGGACGTCGACGCGGCGGCGGCCACCGCGCAGGGGGCGGGCGGCGAGCTGCTGATGCCGCCGACGGACGTTCCGGTCGGGCCGCGGATCGCGGTGATCCGGGACCCGCAGGGCGCGGCGTTCGGCATCCACCGGGCGGGCGACGAAGGCTAG
- a CDS encoding DUF4838 domain-containing protein: MNDMSATDDPNTSHDLSTMSAMRRRGFLAGAAGLAGAAVLPWTAATEAAAAGPASATAIPLRVVTGGRARATVLWWGEGSARFAATELRDYVQRITGVRLPLRAAHHAPGTTVPEGITGLVSLAPGTGRETTIPASRLADAGRELSGAPEDSFTLLGDNTHLLLTGLGDRAPLYAVYALLERLGVRFFAPSFPAYEGHGEQIPHTPALTLPPVRRTDRPDWQMRRQYAEEGFSHTEASLPPLLDWMAKNRLNTFVYPTDYLGLGVTTYDGVRTVLTREATKRGIRIETGGHGYDSFLPKADYPQYYESGGPLFDIYNPEALDAYIDRVVTFLRDRPEITVFDCWPPDVGAFQKPILDRYGKPANAESVVVNKLVQVLREELPGVRVERIAYASTVRPPDPEYACDPEVIVDFAPYSRNYDGNLGDPAVKANTGLADALRAWRAGFRGSLVMYEYYRRYRWRSLPVRPLATIAGDVAFESRLGLNGMGMYSEPGDWITYEPVQSLVAALAWDNSLDADAYLDGYLLARFGEEAFTAVRRYYDLTGLDPDTHAVTRLTDNYGQARNALQEATGQAKGAAARTVLDRLTRNIDIALADMRIGLAPANSAELDAARREYRALVHRNRFNGVCLPNMQAWWRWNGPAGQSPYDDARIRQDVVDSYASPAAGFGDPGFLALVRDGDAAALDVEAQDVDFTGHTVHWAATAPEGVVLEPASGTLKVHGTRGAAARVTVRATARAATGAQRITLDFRLPDGTALVPAQVEVAVS; this comes from the coding sequence ATGAACGACATGAGCGCCACGGACGACCCGAACACATCCCATGACCTGAGCACCATGAGCGCGATGAGACGGCGGGGATTCCTCGCCGGAGCCGCCGGCCTCGCCGGCGCGGCCGTACTGCCCTGGACCGCCGCCACCGAGGCCGCGGCGGCCGGACCGGCGTCCGCCACCGCCATCCCCCTCCGTGTCGTCACGGGCGGACGCGCACGGGCCACGGTCCTGTGGTGGGGAGAGGGCAGCGCGCGGTTCGCCGCCACCGAACTGCGGGACTACGTCCAGCGGATCACCGGTGTCCGTCTGCCGCTGCGCGCCGCGCACCACGCCCCCGGCACCACCGTCCCCGAAGGCATCACCGGCCTGGTGAGCCTCGCCCCGGGCACCGGCCGGGAGACCACGATCCCCGCGAGCCGGCTCGCGGACGCGGGCCGGGAACTCTCCGGCGCCCCCGAGGACTCCTTCACCCTGCTCGGCGACAACACCCACCTGCTGCTGACCGGGCTCGGCGACCGGGCCCCGCTCTACGCCGTCTACGCGCTCCTGGAACGGCTCGGCGTACGGTTCTTCGCCCCGTCCTTCCCCGCGTACGAGGGCCACGGCGAGCAGATCCCGCACACCCCGGCCCTCACCCTTCCGCCCGTGCGCCGCACCGACAGGCCCGACTGGCAGATGCGCCGGCAGTACGCCGAGGAGGGCTTCAGCCACACGGAAGCCAGCCTGCCGCCGCTGCTCGACTGGATGGCGAAGAACCGGCTCAACACCTTCGTCTACCCGACGGACTACCTGGGCCTCGGCGTCACCACGTACGACGGAGTGCGCACCGTCCTCACCCGCGAGGCCACCAAGCGCGGCATCCGCATCGAGACCGGCGGCCACGGCTACGACAGCTTCCTGCCGAAGGCCGACTACCCGCAGTACTACGAGTCCGGCGGGCCGCTCTTCGACATCTACAACCCCGAGGCGCTCGACGCCTACATCGACCGCGTCGTCACCTTCCTGCGGGACCGTCCCGAGATCACCGTCTTCGACTGCTGGCCCCCGGACGTCGGCGCGTTCCAGAAACCGATCCTCGACCGGTACGGCAAACCCGCCAACGCGGAATCGGTGGTCGTCAACAAGCTCGTCCAGGTGCTGCGGGAGGAGCTGCCCGGCGTCCGGGTCGAACGGATCGCGTACGCGTCCACCGTCCGGCCGCCCGATCCGGAGTACGCATGCGACCCCGAGGTCATCGTCGACTTCGCCCCGTACTCCCGTAACTACGACGGGAATCTCGGCGACCCCGCGGTGAAGGCCAACACCGGGCTCGCCGACGCGTTGCGCGCCTGGCGGGCCGGATTCCGCGGTTCGCTGGTGATGTACGAGTACTACCGGCGCTACCGCTGGCGCAGCCTGCCGGTGCGTCCGCTCGCCACCATCGCGGGCGACGTCGCTTTCGAGTCCCGGCTCGGTCTCAACGGCATGGGCATGTACAGCGAACCGGGCGACTGGATCACGTACGAACCCGTCCAGAGCCTCGTTGCCGCGCTGGCCTGGGACAACAGCCTGGACGCCGACGCGTATCTCGACGGCTACCTCCTGGCACGCTTCGGCGAGGAGGCCTTCACCGCCGTACGCCGCTACTACGACCTGACCGGCCTCGACCCGGACACCCACGCGGTCACCCGGCTCACCGACAACTACGGCCAGGCCCGCAACGCGCTCCAGGAAGCCACCGGTCAGGCGAAGGGAGCCGCCGCCCGCACGGTGCTGGACCGGCTGACCCGCAACATCGACATCGCGCTGGCCGACATGCGCATCGGTCTGGCACCGGCGAACAGTGCCGAACTCGACGCGGCCCGCCGGGAGTACCGGGCGCTCGTGCACCGCAACCGGTTCAACGGCGTCTGCCTGCCCAACATGCAGGCCTGGTGGCGCTGGAACGGTCCGGCCGGGCAGTCGCCGTACGACGACGCCAGGATCCGCCAGGACGTCGTCGACAGCTATGCGAGTCCCGCCGCCGGATTCGGCGACCCGGGATTCCTCGCGCTGGTACGGGACGGTGATGCCGCGGCGCTCGATGTCGAGGCACAGGACGTCGACTTCACCGGTCACACCGTCCACTGGGCGGCGACCGCGCCCGAGGGCGTGGTGCTGGAACCGGCGAGCGGCACGCTGAAGGTGCACGGAACCCGGGGCGCGGCCGCCAGGGTGACGGTGCGCGCCACCGCCCGGGCGGCGACCGGTGCGCAGCGGATCACGCTGGACTTCCGGCTGCCGGACGGGACCGCGCTGGTCCCCGCGCAGGTGGAGGTCGCCGTGTCATGA